Proteins co-encoded in one Dokdonella sp. genomic window:
- a CDS encoding FAD-binding oxidoreductase, with amino-acid sequence MTAPLAELAAQLPHLALKTAPADLEYYGRDWTRRWAPTPLAVAMPGTVDEVRGIVRWALLHGIALVPSGGRTGLSGGAVAANGELVVSFERMNRVLGFDPVDRTLTVEPGIALEALQAAAKQHGLIYPVDFAARGSCSIGGNIATNAGGIRVIRYGNTREWIVGLKLVDGRGDLLDLNRGLIKNSSGYDLRHLVIGSEGTLGLVVEASVRLTDPPPPSNVMLFALPAMDALMKVFDVCRRGLTLSAFEFFTDRALHHVLAHGAQRPFEGDSPYYVVTEFDAASEAQQAAALAVFEECAGQGWVDDGVISQSEAQAAALWRLREGITESLAPHKPYKNDISLRISAIPAFMHEMAAIFTREYPQFDVVWFGHIGDGNLHINIVRPPGLDDESFIAQCEHVTHLLGERLQHFGGSISAEHGIGLVKKPHLGSTRSAAEIELMRGIKRVLDPAGILNPGKLFD; translated from the coding sequence ATGACAGCACCCCTGGCCGAACTCGCCGCGCAACTGCCGCATCTGGCGCTGAAGACCGCGCCGGCGGACCTCGAATACTACGGCCGTGACTGGACGCGGCGCTGGGCGCCCACGCCGCTCGCGGTCGCTATGCCCGGCACGGTCGACGAGGTGCGGGGCATCGTGCGCTGGGCGCTGCTGCACGGCATTGCCCTGGTCCCGTCCGGTGGTCGCACCGGCCTGTCGGGCGGTGCGGTCGCCGCGAACGGCGAACTTGTCGTCAGCTTCGAGCGCATGAATCGCGTGCTCGGTTTCGACCCGGTCGACCGCACCTTGACTGTCGAACCCGGCATCGCCCTCGAAGCCTTGCAGGCGGCCGCGAAGCAGCACGGCCTCATCTACCCGGTCGACTTCGCTGCGCGCGGTTCCTGCTCGATCGGCGGCAACATCGCCACCAATGCTGGTGGCATCCGCGTGATCCGCTATGGCAACACACGTGAATGGATAGTCGGCCTCAAGCTGGTCGATGGCAGGGGTGATCTACTGGATCTGAACCGTGGCCTGATCAAGAATTCCAGTGGCTACGACCTGCGTCACCTCGTGATCGGCTCGGAAGGGACCCTTGGTCTGGTGGTCGAGGCCAGCGTACGCCTGACCGACCCGCCACCACCATCGAACGTCATGCTGTTCGCCCTGCCGGCGATGGACGCACTGATGAAGGTATTCGACGTCTGCCGGCGTGGACTGACCTTGAGTGCCTTCGAGTTCTTCACCGATCGCGCCCTGCATCACGTCCTCGCGCATGGCGCGCAGCGACCGTTCGAGGGTGATTCGCCGTACTACGTGGTCACCGAATTCGATGCCGCCAGCGAGGCGCAGCAGGCCGCCGCGCTGGCTGTGTTCGAGGAATGCGCGGGGCAGGGCTGGGTCGACGACGGCGTGATCAGCCAGAGCGAGGCACAGGCCGCAGCGCTGTGGCGTCTGCGCGAAGGCATCACCGAAAGCCTCGCGCCGCACAAGCCGTACAAGAACGACATTTCCTTGCGCATCAGCGCCATTCCGGCCTTCATGCACGAGATGGCTGCGATCTTCACGCGCGAATACCCGCAGTTCGACGTCGTCTGGTTCGGGCACATCGGTGACGGCAACCTGCACATCAACATCGTGCGTCCACCCGGCCTCGACGATGAATCCTTCATCGCCCAGTGCGAACACGTGACCCACCTGCTCGGCGAACGCCTGCAACACTTTGGCGGCAGCATCTCGGCGGAACATGGCATCGGTCTGGTCAAGAAACCCCATCTCGGCAGCACGCGCAGCGCCGCGGAGATCGAGCTCATGCGCGGGATCAAGCGCGTGCTCGACCCGGCCGGCATACTCAATCCAGGCAAGCTCTTCGATTGA